From one Thermatribacter velox genomic stretch:
- a CDS encoding ABC transporter permease: MNLSESLRTAILSILSNKLRSFLTMLGVVIGVAAVVAMLGLGEGMREQIISQIGALGSNQVTVVPGTVRQRPGMPFARPGEELIDWQEFKELEARKIPQIEYLVAQNTTNLVITYKGTSTRGRVVCTTTGYPEVYNFQIERGRFFNERELIERSRVAVLGKTMAEELFGSEDPLGKKIRIGRVIFEVIGVTGEKKLMGQDYGNQVMIPLTTAQTRLTGSRDIQLITAKARSEEDLDLVAQFLEGFFTRKLEDPDKFSILNQQDILETIQQVTGTITLFLGAIAGISLLVGGIGIMNIMLVSVTERTREIGLRKAIGAKPADILLQFVIESSILSFLGGGIGVLLGLLGANFTSRFSQFQPQVSLSVALLALSISAGVGLFFGIYPARRASKLNPIAALRYE; encoded by the coding sequence TTGAATCTTTCTGAAAGTTTGAGGACGGCCATCTTAAGTATTCTTTCCAATAAGTTGCGTTCCTTTTTGACCATGCTGGGAGTGGTTATCGGTGTAGCTGCGGTTGTGGCCATGCTGGGACTTGGCGAGGGAATGCGGGAACAAATCATTTCTCAGATTGGTGCTCTGGGTTCTAACCAGGTAACAGTTGTTCCCGGCACGGTACGGCAGCGCCCCGGCATGCCTTTTGCTCGCCCTGGGGAGGAGCTTATCGATTGGCAAGAATTTAAGGAGCTGGAAGCCAGAAAAATCCCCCAAATTGAGTATTTGGTTGCTCAGAATACCACAAATCTGGTCATAACCTATAAAGGAACGAGTACCCGGGGCAGGGTGGTCTGCACTACCACTGGTTATCCTGAAGTGTATAACTTTCAAATTGAACGGGGCAGATTTTTTAATGAAAGAGAACTAATAGAGAGAAGCCGAGTGGCAGTACTGGGTAAAACCATGGCAGAAGAACTTTTTGGTAGCGAAGACCCTCTGGGCAAAAAAATACGCATAGGCAGGGTTATTTTTGAGGTGATAGGAGTTACTGGCGAAAAGAAACTGATGGGCCAGGATTACGGTAATCAGGTAATGATACCCCTCACCACCGCTCAGACCAGACTAACTGGTTCCCGGGATATTCAGTTGATTACTGCTAAAGCAAGGAGTGAAGAAGATCTGGACTTGGTAGCTCAGTTTCTGGAAGGGTTTTTCACTCGCAAGCTCGAGGATCCTGATAAGTTTTCCATTCTCAACCAGCAGGATATTCTGGAAACCATTCAGCAGGTTACCGGAACCATAACTCTCTTTCTGGGTGCCATTGCTGGCATTTCGCTTCTCGTGGGAGGTATTGGCATCATGAATATCATGCTGGTATCGGTAACCGAGCGGACCAGGGAAATTGGTCTGCGCAAGGCCATAGGAGCTAAACCTGCGGATATTCTGCTGCAGTTTGTTATAGAATCCTCAATTTTGAGTTTTCTGGGAGGTGGCATAGGCGTTCTCCTGGGTCTGCTGGGGGCTAACTTTACCTCTCGATTTTCCCAGTTCCAGCCTCAGGTTTCTCTGAGCGTGGCTTTGCTTGCTCTTTCCATTTCAGCTGGGGTAGGGCTTTTCTTTGGTATTTATCCGGCAAGAAGGGCGAGTAAGCTTAATCCTATAGCTGCTCTGCGCTATGAGTAA
- a CDS encoding TolC family protein, with protein MFGLKKAFWIALFSGISILSISCFSWSQELLTLEEAVNKAILHTKEVLNAQDRYQIAQLDLEISKSTDFSPMVNIEGFVPLYGDTQSNIALTMSDTIYLKKASKEERLAQLALQGAQDDLIKAQEEAKLQTISKYCSLLQAQEDLRVIQKNLELARKLYEDGKLRFEQGNASLSSLLELEKEVKEKEALLVQQEKYIASLTQELNLLLGNPLNASFQLAPLPDFEALPHPELEEIESSKLAMAIDKKSLLRQKESYRVELEELTKQEKVKVSLFTNYQENNVSFDASLNWPDWALEYQLQLGSSIQDFFQGGGSGTSLSEDGSWTIGVEFSFPLFDGGVTRKKKEQLRLNMEILERNIEGWEEEALLAVDAQYQSFVQAENEFLLSRISLENAEGTYQILKKQFELGAITDRELLQGEVQLVGAQSDYQKNKVDYFLNWIQLLAQSEKPLDIVHVMEQLKLAR; from the coding sequence ATGTTTGGCTTGAAAAAAGCTTTTTGGATAGCTTTGTTTTCCGGAATATCAATTTTATCTATCTCTTGCTTTTCCTGGTCTCAAGAATTGCTCACTCTTGAAGAAGCAGTTAATAAAGCGATTTTACATACCAAAGAAGTGCTTAACGCTCAGGATAGGTACCAGATCGCTCAGCTGGATTTGGAAATTAGCAAATCTACTGACTTTTCTCCTATGGTGAATATAGAGGGTTTTGTTCCTTTGTATGGAGATACTCAAAGCAACATCGCTCTGACCATGAGCGATACCATCTACCTTAAGAAAGCTTCAAAGGAAGAACGCCTGGCTCAGCTTGCTTTGCAAGGTGCACAGGACGATCTTATCAAAGCCCAGGAGGAAGCGAAGCTTCAAACCATCTCCAAGTACTGCTCGCTTCTTCAAGCGCAGGAAGATCTGCGAGTTATTCAGAAGAACCTGGAACTGGCGCGGAAACTTTATGAGGATGGGAAACTGCGCTTTGAACAGGGCAATGCTTCCCTTTCTTCTTTACTGGAACTTGAAAAAGAGGTGAAAGAAAAAGAGGCTCTTCTTGTTCAGCAGGAAAAATATATTGCTTCGCTTACTCAGGAACTTAACTTGTTACTGGGTAACCCTCTCAATGCGTCTTTTCAGCTTGCTCCTTTGCCAGATTTTGAGGCCCTTCCTCATCCTGAGCTTGAGGAAATAGAGAGCTCTAAGCTGGCCATGGCTATTGATAAAAAGTCGCTATTGCGACAAAAGGAGTCTTATCGGGTGGAACTTGAAGAGCTTACTAAGCAAGAGAAAGTGAAGGTGTCCCTTTTTACTAATTATCAAGAGAACAATGTGAGCTTTGACGCTTCTTTAAACTGGCCTGACTGGGCTCTGGAATATCAATTGCAGCTTGGCTCCAGTATACAGGATTTTTTTCAGGGTGGAGGAAGCGGTACTTCTTTGAGTGAAGACGGAAGCTGGACGATTGGAGTCGAATTTTCCTTTCCCCTTTTTGATGGCGGGGTAACCAGAAAAAAGAAGGAGCAGCTTCGTCTTAATATGGAGATTCTGGAGAGAAATATTGAAGGGTGGGAAGAAGAAGCCTTGCTTGCAGTGGATGCCCAATATCAAAGCTTTGTTCAGGCTGAGAATGAGTTCCTTCTTTCCAGGATTTCGCTGGAGAACGCCGAAGGTACCTATCAGATTCTCAAGAAGCAGTTCGAACTTGGTGCCATAACTGATCGGGAGCTCCTTCAGGGGGAGGTACAGCTTGTTGGAGCGCAGAGTGATTATCAGAAAAACAAAGTCGATTATTTTTTGAACTGGATTCAACTTTTGGCTCAGAGCGAAAAGCCTCTGGATATAGTGCATGTTATGGAGCAGCTTAAGCTTGCTCGCTAA